The genomic stretch ggctcaggaatggttctactacccggaTCAGTAGAATAcagggtcccggaggctaggactcgctTCAGAAGTCTTTATTAGTTCGTTTCCTGATAATTATTCCTtgatatggttgtgactagggtgaactGTTATGCTCGGGAGGAAAGGACTGTACTTGGGGTCGTCATACACTAATTACtcaggacctaaggtaagaaaactacacctggtctATGTTTATGGCTTGGCCTGGTTAAaaaacatggttataaccatgcttaaAATGTTTTGTTAAACATGTTGATTGCACTGTGCTTACCTGTGTTAATTAATGACTGCTTATCTGTATATCTAATTGaaaagcttggcttataagttgagggttatCTATTATATCTTatcgaaaggcttgacttataagtcaagaattaTCTATCATATCTGATTAAAAATTcagcttattagtcaaggatataTCTGGttaaaaggctcgacttataatttGAGGGTTTACAAGATtcagcttataagtcaagggtttacaaggatcggcttataagtcgagggtttacaaggcttgacttataagtcgagggtttacaaggctcgacttataagtcgaggatttaaAGGCTCGACATATAAGTCGAGGATTTAAAGGCtcaacttatgagtcgagggcagCAATAGCGTGCTAAATACCAACCAATGTAGTTAAGCTAACCTGGAAGGGTGATATACACTTGAACGACCCTATGGCTGCCTGAAATaataagcgccaggtacgcttggCCAACTCTAAGGTTGGTTATACAGGGAATTGGGCAATGGGCCTTGGCGTGGctttatagtcacttatctagaaTTATTACATGCacgaatagggttattactgctaggcatgctagttATAATTCTGTGATTTAATAAATTACTGcttatgattatgttttcttgttgagccttggctcacgagtgctatatggtgtaggtaaaggaaaagaaaagctggaccagccatgagttggagagcttcaggggaaGAGTGTACTTATGTgatctgctcgaccgccacgagcGAGGTTATTAGTTAGAACTAGGGATGGGccttgattttgccgcttaggtggtttttgtattcattttgagtTTGTTAAAGTTTTAAACTCTGTTATGATCCCATGTATTGcactcaaactcttttaatgaaatgatttacttttgaccaaaaattttagtacctaaacctgtggttagATTCAATTACACattttatgtccaaatgactcgtttagcgagttaaacactatttaattacatagtgtaacggtcttggattaggaggacgttacaacttggtattagatcactttaggtttaagggttcttgaagattggttgtgcatgtacactcgtcgttgaggacaagcttgactcagggttcggtaactattaatGTGAATATGTGTTTACCTGCCTATTTGATATATGAatgccttatttgcatgcttgtgTAAAAAACATGAGTTATATTGATAGGGTcgggcccttgactgttgtgtgaatgataaagaacgtgcttattagcaccattgCTTCTATGAATATGGAAGAAATACTTATTAGCATTGTGATTTGTTTATAACTACTATGTGCATGCTTGTAAGCACTATTGCTGCTCGTGAAAgctagaaaatgcttattagttTTGTTATATGCATATGAATATTAAGAATGTACTTATTAGCACCCTggttgagcatgaatatgaactgacttgcttattagcatgacttcTATATGTGAAACCTATTGAACTGCTTTTTAGCAATGTTATTGGATGTGTATGCTGATGCGTTCGGTCTTGGAGGGCATCGATATTATTTCTTGATACGCCGAGTCATTAATTGTAGATAGACTTgtaagtatgcttccagggcaatcaaATGAACTGGCCAGTGCTGGAATTCAGATTAGAGACAACGACTGGGGTTAGTACTCTCCAccagctcctgaaaactggcaacaggtgcgtgctgacatgcaagctagattacagaggcaggaagaagagatctgcCTATTGAGACAACAGTAGGTTCCAACAGGGAACGCTGCACAAGTTGTGCCACCTATTGTGCCACCAGTATTACAGCAACAACTAGGGGCTGAGAAGAGGCTGGAGCCTCTTTATGAGCGCTTCAGGAAGCATcaccctcctacctttgagggagggCCAGATCCACTgcgagttgagcaatggatgagtattaccacctccatcctagactttatgggGGTGGCAAGTAATGATAGAGTGGCGTGGGCCAAATTTATGTTTCTGGAAGACGCTCaaatatggtgggaagtggtgtCCCAGATTCGAGATATGAAGACTCTAAACTGGGAAGAGTTCAAAGGGTTGTTTAAAGAGAAATGATATAACGATGTAGTTAGAGCTGCAAAGGCAGAAGGCAGATGAGTTTAGTAATCTGGTGCAGGACAGATGTACTATGACTATTACATAGTACCCTCTGAAATTTGATAGGTTAGCCAAGTTCGCTTCAGACTTGGTACCAACAGATGTGATAAGAAATGAGAGATTTTTTTGAGGGATAAATGTTATGATAGCCTAGAATGTTTAGATTACTTCAGTACCTGAAGTGGTGACTTATGCTCAGGTaatggagaaggcccttactgctgagggcgcTGAAAACAAGATCTGGCATGAGAACGAGGCCAGAAGGGACACCAGAAGGGTGGGACCTCCCTTTACTGGATCTGGTAGGGGTGAAGTctctagtgaccaaaagaggaaGACCTCAGAGACTATTATAGTTACATGACCAGACAGGAGGCCTCGAGGTATATAGGTTGGCTACAAGGGTGGCAATGAGAGCTGGAGAACTTATCCAGAATGTGTCAGAtgcaggagacgtcatctgggggagtgccgggcaaaggcctgctttttatgtggtATAGTTTTTATGTGGTACAGTTGGGaaccttaagaaagattgcctaAGGGTGAAGAAGTAAGAACCAAAGAAGGCAGACAACTTGACTCCAACTTGAGTTTTTGCATTGACACAGTTAGAGGCTGAGGCTCGATCCTCAGTAGTGACAGGCCAGCTTTCTAGTGTTGTCActtcttatactattttgattgattatggGGCGACACATTCCTTTgtatctagtagagtgattgataggttGTACAGACCATGTGAGTATTATGCAGTGGGATTTAGGACTTTATTGCCTATTGGGgatctggtagtctctaggagatgggtcaaatcATTACCGGTAGAGGTGGATAGTAGAGAGCTATctatagatttgattgagttgatcatggaagactttgatatgattctaggtatggattggctaaccaagtatggggcaaccatagccTGTAAGAAAAAGATGGTAGCCTTTGAAGttgagggtgaggacccattCATATTTATGGGAACTacgcatggaccccgtattcctatgatatcaacaatgaaagctagagacctattgtgaggtggttgcatatgattcctagctagtgtggtagataccactagggttgtgCCAGTTGGGCCCGAGAAGACCAGGTTAGTTTATGAGTTTCTAGATGTATTCCCATAACAGTTACCAGGGCTACCACCCCATAATGAGATAGAATTTGtcattgaattggcaccagggacagagccagtgtctagagcaccatacaggatggcttcAGTAGAATTGAAGGAACTTAAGGTTCAGTTACAAGAGTTACTGGACTTGGGGTTTATCAGGTCCAGTTTtttgccatggggtgcaccagttttatTCGTGttaaagaaagatggttctctaaggatgtgtactTATTATAGAGAGCTGAAAGGGCTGACTTTCAAGAACAGGTATcaactaccaaggattgatgatttgtttgatcagctacaagggcaagactgtattttcaaagattgatcttcgatatggttatcactagcagaggatcaaagatgaggacattcCGAAGACAACctttcgtactaggtatgggcattatgagttcttaggcatgtcatttggattgacaaaCACCCTGACAacctttatggatatgatgaataaagtgttcaaggattacttggataggtttgtgatagtcttcatcaatgacatcctagtttattctcagacggaggtagagcatgagcagcaacTCCGATTGGTATttcagaggttaagggagcacaAATTGTAAGCAAAGTTccagaagtgtgagttctggttatctcaagttATGTTCCTCGATCACATAGTCAATAGAGATTGAATTaaggtggacccaaccaagattgaggcaatcagggattggccaaggccaaggagtgcttcaAAGATTAGAAATTTCATTGGATTGGCAGAGTATTACcaacgttttgtggaagggttctcaaggattgcgaCACCACTGAcagagctgacacgcaagaacctaagtcttccttcagatcaggagaagtttgtggtctactgcgatgcatcgaagcaagggttatGCTGTGTCCTTTTGCAGGctggaaaggtgattgcctatgcatcacaacagttaaaggattatgaacagtagtaccctacacatgatctggagttagcagtggtggtatttTCCTTGAAGGTATGGCGacactacctttatggggagaagtgtgagatatacactggacacaagagcttgaagtatttctttacctagAGAGATTTGAATAGGAgatagaggcgttggctggagttggtgaaagattatgattgtgagattctttaccacccatGGAAAGCCCACGTGGTGGCAGATGTCTTGAGTCAGAGAGGTCTAGGACAACTGTTTAGCTATAAAtagatatcaaaggagttggcagaagagatgactagagtcGATCTAGatttggtggtgggccagttagctaacatCACCCTGCATTCTACTCTCTTAGAGAGGATTAGAGAAGGGCAGATGAATGATCCTCAATTGATGAGGCACAGAGATGACatcctagctagagtggctaggGATTACACTATCTCAGACATGTGTTTTTTGAGATATTTGGAgcgaatttgtgttccgatggactctGTTATCtatgggagattctagatgaatctcataccacaccataATCACtccatccaagcaccacgaagatgtatcaggatttgagaTCACTATATTAGTGGTTTGGGTTGAAGAAAAATGtagttgaatatgtggctaagtgcctaatgTGTCAGCAGGTGAAATCTGAACACTAGAAGGTTGTTACATCCTTTGGGTATCcctaagtggaaatgggaggacattactatggaatTCATAGTGGGATTACCCAGGATCGTGGGTCAGCATGGCTCAAGTTGAGTGATTGTGGATCGGTATACCAAATAAGCACATTTCTTGTCAGTGAGGACGAACTTTATGATGGATTAGTACGCTGATCTTTATGAGAGAGAGATAGggccttcatgggactcctacGTCCATTGTGTCAGATTGGGATCCCATCTTTACTTGCAAGTTTTGGAGAAGTTTGAAAAAGGCTATGGGTACATAACTGAAGTTCAGTATCGCCTATAATCCTCAGAaaaatggacaatctgagaggacaatacaAATATAAGAGGACATGctgtgagcatgtgtgctggactttgaagggtcaaggattaagtattttccattgattgaattttcctACAGCAACAactaccagtcgactattggagtggctccttatgagatgatgtatggtaggaaatgcatatcacccatccattgggatgaaatgggtgagaggaagtatctaGTACCTaaagtagttcagaggaccaatgaggctattgagaagattagagttcggatgctcacttctcatatTAGACGGACGAGCTACGTGGATCCCAAGCACAGAGACATAGAGTTTCAAGCtggggactatgttttcctccgtgtttcaccattgagaggggtgaagcagtttgggaagaaaggcaagttgatCCTTGGGTttgtgggaccttttgagatcttggaaaggattggtcagggagcctataggttggctttacccGCATCGCTGTCAGGGGTTCATAACGTATTCCATATTTCAATGCTTCAGAAATATGTGTTAGatgtaactcatgtgttgagttatgaggatctggaactacagacatatttttcatataaggagcgaccagttcatctctttgatagaaaggacaaattattaaggaacaaaaccatacctttggttaaggtattatggaggaatagcaaggttgagaaAGCGACCTGTGAATTAGAGTtagatatgcgggatcagtatcccaagctgttcaggtaaatttcgagggtgaaatttctataaggagaggatagttgtaacatcccaaaattcctaataaggcttagtttcttgattagggggccaagagagcatattggaatattatgtgcttatatgtgaattagcttaatatttatgtgattatgtgaattacatgggttatattattatatgactgattatgcatgtttaagtgtatcaAATATGCGAAACATGCTCGCgtttatttaaaggggcatatttgtaattttgacttgttgagggtataattgtgattatatgatcgaagccacattattatgtgcttATACTTGAGTTATTCAGTAGGAGTCAGTCCTTTCGAGCAAGATAACGGTCTAGTCACAATGGGGACTTGTACCCAGCTCGAGGTGAACCAAGGGGTATTTCAGTAATTCAGTTAATTAATGAGACTCACtagagtatgagtcatattttgggaaaaatagtgatatttCGGGTTTAGCCGAATTAATTGGGTTTATAAGTATAGTGTGAGACGAAAGTGTAAGTTCCATTTTTTCCCTTTGGGCTTAAAGGAAAGGACTTACTTGGCAGtggtagtttggtcattttcaggCCACTATGTTAGAGATGCCAAGCTGAGGGGTTTACTCGGAAAAACACACTCTCTCTCCTTcgctctctcattttctctctctctctctctctctctctatgttcTCTTAGTGTTTATTAGAGAATTGAATTTTTAAGAATATTTTAGGCAAGTTGGAATCTATTAAAGCTTAAGGAGTATAGCTAGATTCAAATCATATTAGAGGTAACTCAATTATTTATGTTTTGGTTTTTATAGTTTTTGAAATTTTTATTGATTTCTAAAGTTTAAAAGAGATTTGATTGATTTTAAGGTTTGTTTTGATGTTTCTAAGCTGCTGGGACAATTACTATGGTTAAAATCATGTTTTGGGATAATTTTTTGGAGGTTGGCGATTCTGAAAATTGCTAGACAGTCAATTTTACAGAGTCGTGTCGTGGCCCTTATGAACTTAGAGCGACAAGGAGGTGCCTCAAACTGCCTCGGTGCCGCAACGCTAGGTGGGCTGCGCCACGGCACTTGCCTTGTGGTTTTGGGCTCGAGGCTCTTTGACTTGTTGCGTTGCGGCCCTTAGTGAGGGGCGCTGTGGCTTTAATTggggaaaaaaaatagaaatcggGTTTTGGGTTATCGAAACCCCAAAacctagggctcgggaatggttctactacccggattagcAGAATTCAGGGTCCCGGAGGCTAAAActcggtccgaaagcctttattagtTTGTTTCCTAATAATTATTCCTTGATATGGTTGTGCCTAGGGTGAACcgttaggctcgggaggaaatGACCGTACTCGGGGTCGTCATAGACTAATTACTcaagacctaaggtaagaaaactatacccgatttgtgtttagggcttggcctggCTATAGAACATGGTTATGACCATGCATAGAATGTTCTGTTAAACATGTTGATTAAGTTTTGCTTACCTGTGTTAATTAATGACTACTTATCTGTATCTCTGATTGAAAGGCtaagcttataagtcgagggttattTATTATATCTGATCGAAAGGCTCGACTTATAGGTCGAGGGTTATCTATGATATCTGATTAAAACTTCGGCTTATTAGTTGAGGATATATTTGTttaaaaggcttgacttataagtcaatggttTACAAGgcacgacttataagtcgagggtttacaagaCTCGACTTATAAGTAGAGGGTCTTatggctcggcttataagtcgagggtttaaaggctcgacttatgagtcgagggcgaCAATAGCATGCTGAAGGTCGACTGATGTGGTTAAGCTAACATGGAAGTATGATATGCGCTTGAACAACCCTATGGCCACTTGGCCAGCTCTAAGGTTGGTTATACAGGGAATTGGGCAATGGGCCCTGGCGTGGctttatagtcacttatctagtatGATTGCATGCACGAgttgggttattactgctaggcatgctaattataattatgtgatatgatAAATTACTGTTTATGAGtatgattaagttttcttgccgagccttgacTCACGAGTGTTAaacggtgcaggtaaaggaaaagaaatgttggaccagccatgagttggagagcttaagggGAAGGGTATACATATTCGgtctgcttgaccaccacgaccaaggttatcagttggaactaaggttggaccctgattttttcgcttaggtcatTTTTTGTATTCTTTTTGAGTTTATATCAGTTTTAAACTCTCCTGGGATCCTATGTATTGcactcaaactcttttaatgaaattgtTGACTTTTGACCGAAAATTTTAGTATCTAAACCTTTGGTTAGTTTCAATTTAtagtttaagtccaaatgactcgtttagtgatttaagcactatttaattatacagtgtaacgatcttgaaTTAGGaagacgttacaacttggtattagagtagTTTAGGTTTAAGGATTCTTGAAGATTGGTTGAGCATCTATTCATAATCAATCACGCAAATCAAGGGATTGACTATCTTAGTTTTTTAGGGAAGCTTTCACACTCattttcctctataaatagagaggatTTTCCCATTATAAAGagagggaatttttttttatcttcttatGAAGGAGAAAATTATTTTTGTACTAAAACAAAGATATATTAAAAAGGAATAAAAAAATCTCAATGGGAGTAGattaaaataattgtttaaaccactataaaaatgtATCAATTCTTTATCACAACTTTCTTTCTTCATTTCCCAGATGCATAAAACTTTCATTAAGTCAACAGTTTCACCCTCTTTCTTTGTTAGCGAAAACCTACAACAACAATCACCAAATTACTGTTAGAGTTAACTAATAATTGaagtttaaaattattttaagtatttttaataaaaaaaattaataaatacaaaaaactaaaaaataataatcaaaggCTTCTTTGTTCAAAAATCACCATTAATTCCTTTAAACTGagatcttcaattttttttatcaatttaaaGATTTTCCTACTCTATTCCTCTAAAAAATTTCCTTCAATCCAAACACACCACTTAATCACCCTTTCACACATTGTTCCCACTTTCTCCTAGTTTAAATGGCTCATCCCTCAAGATACAAACAAGAAACCATACTACCAAAAGTCAACCTCATAATCCCTCAATACTCATAATAGTGGAGAATTCATATTTCAATCAAGCTAGCTTAATAGAAAAATGCAATACCCATAATACAAAATGTCCACCACATAAGGCACTCAAAGCTTAAATTTCCAAAGTTTTTattcttgaagaagaagaagaagaaaacccaGTACAACCCTAAGCTCAAAAACTATGAAAAGAAGGAAAATAGAGAATTTATATACGAAGAGTTCTCTTACGAAAAATATCAAACACTAAACATTTTTATTTTGATTCTAAATTTCCCCTAGTTACATACTACatacaaaactcaaattttagaagaggaagaaataaataaaagatatatAGATAGAAGAAATATTGAATGAGTTAAGAAATAACTTCTTAAGTGCTTGCAGATTTGTTTTCTTAGACCTTGTGAAACCAAAATATGATAATTGGACCTTGCGAACCCAAACTCTAACAACCAGATATCACGAAAAATAATGTATACATAAATTAATGTTTCCTGTGATTTCGATGACCAAACCTTGTGAATCTAAATTCATTTTCCAAGTCATTGCCCTAGCTGCCTGAATTTTTTTCATCCAAGCCCCCATGACACCCAATAGAGAACCCAACTGCTTGTTTGAGATAGGTAAAAGAGAagatatagttttttttaattgtaattattgtattgattttttttattttattttattacaattactttaaaatttaaaacctAATTAACTAATTAACTTTGAGGCTAATTtcttcatattaaaaaaatatttgaccaAATTCAAGCCTACAATAATGATTTTTTAAACAGTTTTGTAAAATATAGAGTAccattgataataaaatattaaaacttattttaacttaatACATAAGGTACCAATGGTGAATTCCCATCATTAAACTATACAgatatttaaacattaaatatttttattttgttctaaACAAGTATTTTTTAGCATAAATTTATTAGATATTCTATTTTGTTGTTTGTTTTTGTAATAATTTTATTGTTATACCACCTTTTGATTATAGAGTTTACTAATAACTTTTGTAAAAATTTGTTGGCATATCATCCTAACCCCAAGACTTAATAGAATGCATACATCAAACAACTTGTTTTAACTCATCATAAGAAAGACGGTTATACTACTCAACAATATGGTTTCCAATCAGGCCACTAGGTTGATGATGGTAGATTAATCATTAGGAAGGACTAGGTTCGAAAAGCTATACACTTCCTTCAAATTTCTCAAATTATATAATCAAATCTCTAGCCTACCCATGATCCAATTCAATCCATCATCCAAAATCAAACGGATATGATTATGTTGTAGTCTCACCATCGTGGAAGTATGAAAAAATTTGGAATTTTGAGCTCTGTATTGAATGGCTTAAGCTCCCTAGATTCTTGACGCCATATTTTCGATTGATGATGGTTTACTTCATCTATCTTAAGAAGTATGGATCTTTCCAATTCCACATTTTAAGGAGAGATAGGCCAAATCTGGACCTCAATCCAAAACTACTCCAGTAATCTTAGCTTATCTTTGCAATAAtcgtatacttttttttttttgatgaaaaaagAAATATATTGAACCACAAACCAAATACACAAACAAGCTCAAAAGAGCCCCTCCAGCCGAGGATTACAAGAGATTAAGTCTTTCAAGAAAAATTACATCCTTACTATTCAGCTTAGATCTAGACAGATTTTAAATTATAGCTTTTAAGCAATTTTGCAACAAAGATACAACTGAGTTAACAGATAAAGAACAAAGATTAAACAAGCAATGATTCCTATTCCACCAGATCAAATAAATCGAAGCTGCTAAACCAGTAGCTAGAATCTTTTGCTGAATCCCTTTCGATTTCCCCTCCATCCATTCAATCCAGCCTTGGAACTGAACAGGCCAAACATCACAGTTCAGCCATTCAGCAACTCTATATCTCACCAATTGGGAGAACTGACACTGAAAGAAAAGATGCTCATGGCATTCTTGCTGCATTTCACAAGTAGGGCACAAGTCAGAAGGCAGCTGTAAGTGACACTTTAGTAAGTTGTCTCTAGTTAGCAAATGCCTCAAAGTAGCTTGCCAAAGGATAAAACGATGCTTGGGCAAGGTCAAATTACACCAAACAACATGAGCATAAAGAACTCTTTCCTTGTGCACCAATTGACCATACAATTTGCTGGTATTCAATTTGTTCCTCACTGTTGCTTTGAtcatgttgacggtgaaatctcgtcaacgaaattagatcggaaaactcaaaggtaagtcaggtgatgtttatataagaactgagaataaactttaaggaaaagtaaacacaggtaaatgatggagcaagtcttggtatatttctcaatagcctctgcttacaatgaattttccaaccccctctcatgtgggagaggggtcctttttatagtaggctctgatggcctgggatacatggtggtccaggagaccaaatggtacataagtactctgtcaggagagtggtttcagaagctgaggtcttgcatccagtacaggggcaggcgtcaggaggatgtctccactacttgtccgtacccatgtcagtggagtggggacagacatagtggcgcaggtggttgtgatgtcgactctgactcctggccgtagacgtacgggccataactcttattccAGCATTCCCACGCCCCCCACTGATACGGGTGTCCGTACTTCGACATACAGGGTCTTTAAGGGTCATACCCATTACTAGATCGTACATgaatgttccattcgactcgtacccggatatagggaatgggacacttggtgcATGCAGTGGTCGTGACGTGCggcgaggctctcgggtccttggcatGGGATGCCTGTAGCACCCCGAGGTCACTCATGAGCATGGGTGATGGGCATGTGGCCTCAGCAGATGTCTGAGGGTGCAAGGTGAGACGCCTTCCTCGCGAGCCCATTGTGGACACGACTCCCTTGGCGTGTCGTCCCACTCGTGTGGCCACCTGGTGGCGTGGCGTGCGTAGGATGCGGGTCCTCGCATGGTGTTGGGCGCGCGCGGGACACGTGGCCACGCCTGGTGCTGGGCGCGCGCGAGGCagggggcctcgcctggtgctggcgcaCGCGAGGGgatggcctcgcctggtgctggcgcgcgcgaAGGGGTGGCCTCGCCCGAtgctggcgcgcgcgagggggtggcctcgcctggtgctggcgcgcgcgaaggggtggcctcgcctggtgctggcgcgcgca from Humulus lupulus chromosome 5, drHumLupu1.1, whole genome shotgun sequence encodes the following:
- the LOC133779078 gene encoding uncharacterized protein LOC133779078, which gives rise to MIKATVRNKLNTSKLYGQLVHKERVLYAHVVWCNLTLPKHRFILWQATLRHLLTRDNLLKCHLQLPSDLCPTCEMQQECHEHLFFQCQFSQLVRYRVAEWLNCDVWPVQFQGWIEWMEGKSKGIQQKILATGLAASIYLIWWNRNHCLFNLCSLSVNSVVSLLQNCLKAII